CCTGCTCGTCTCCGAGCAGCAGACGCGCACCGACGGCATGGAGGCCACCGGCCGCATGCCCCCGGGCGGCGCCAACGCGCAGCAGCCGCAAGGCGCCGGGATGGATGGGCAGATGCCCGAGGGCCCGGAGATGCAGGAGGCCCGCGCGCGGCTGGACTCCAACGCCGGTGACGTGGACGCCGCGTCGATGCTGAGCCACGAGCTCATCCGTCGCCAGCAGTTCGACGAGGCCGTGAAGGTCACCGCGAAGGGGCTCGCCGCGGACCCGTTCAACGTGGAGCTGAAGGTGCACCGCGGCGTGCTGCGCGCCACCCAGGGCGACATGGACGGCGCCGAGGCCGAACTGACGGAGCTGGTGGACACGTGGCCGGACGCGCAGGAGGCGCTCATCTTCCTGGGCAGCCTCGCCCTGCGGCGCGGCGACAAGGCGGCGGCGCTGGCCCACTTCGAGCGCTTCTCCGTCGAGGTGCCGCGCAACATGCAGCCCCCGCAGCTCGGGCCCGCCATCGCCCAGCTCCGTGCCGAGGTCGCCGCCGGAATGCCCTGACGGGCGCGCGGTCGCCTACTCCGAACGCAGCACACGCGGCGTCGCGCCGGCCCTAGGGGCCCGGCCCGACGCCGCGGTCATGTCGAGGCTCAGCCGCCCGCGATTGGCTGCGGCCGACAACGGAGCGGAGGCACGTTCCAAGCCCCTCCGCCGTGCAGGGCCCCGAGCCCGGCATCAGGCCGGAGTCCGCTGCCGCTCAGGGCACGGCGGCCCGGCGGCGACGCAGGCGGCGAACCTTCTCCACCAGCGTGTCCGGCATCATCGCCTTGGCGCCGTTGCGCAGCCTGCGCGCCAGGGACTCGGACTGGGAGAACCAGCGCCCTTCCCACGTCCCCGAGTGGACGCGCACGGACACTGTCCGCCGCTGCGTCGACACCCAGTCGGACTTGTACGTCTCCGTCCCGCGAAGGAAGTCGTACTCGGTGAGGCCCGCGTCGATGGCGTCACGGAACGTCTCCCCCACCAGCACCAGTCCCACGCTGCGGTTGCGCCACGCCGGGTCATAGCCGGACTGGAAGTACACGAAGGTGTCCCGGTGGAGGATGCCGTACACCGACGCCACGGCCTGGCCGCCCACCTTCATCGTGTACATGCGCAGCCGGCCCCGCTCCGCCAGGAACTGCGTGGCGTCGCGGTGGAAGGACTCCACGCCCGAACCCTTGATGCCCTGCGAGCCACCATCCGCGGCCCACCGCGCCGAATGCAGCCGGAAGAAGTCCGAGAGGGGCGCCGCCAGCTCGCCCGGAAGGTCCGTGCGCTCGATGCGGTAGCCCTCCTGCTTCTCCAGCCACTTGCGGCGTCGCAAGAAGTTGTCGCGGCGGCCCGTGCGCTTGAGGAACGCGTCGAAGGGCTCCCCCGGCGTCAACGTCTCGTAGGGGCACACGTAGCGCTCCGCCACGCGCACGTCCTGCGCCGCGAAGGTCTCCCGGAGCACGTCCACCGTGGGCGAGCCCTCACGCAGGTCCGACAGGTCCAACACGTCCCACTCGTCGCGGAGCGCGTGCAGCATCCGGGCGAAGACCTCGGCCACCTCACGCTCGTGGCCCCTGCGCGCCACCACGTCCAGGTAGTCGCTGCCCACGTGCGTCTCGCCCAGGAAGCTCAGCCGCCGCACCGGCACGCCGGTGACGCCCAGGTACTCGACGCTCAGCGGCATCAACCCCACGAGCGTGCCGCGAGAATCCCGCGCCGTCAGCACCAGCGGGCGACGGCCCGTGGCGATGCGCCGGCACCAGGGGTACAGCCACTCCCAGGCATTGAAGGGGCCCGCGTCGCTCGCGTCCATCAGCGCGCCCCACTCCTCCCGCATCCCCGCCAGCGTGGAGAGGCTGCCCACGGCGCCCACCTCCAGCCGGTGCGCGGCACGCGGTCCTCGCGACAGCTCATCCTCCCGAATCAACGCCCGTCCTCCCGGAGGGGCCGATGCCCCTCCCCTGTCCCTTGGATGAAACTCAACCCGCGCGCTTCTTCGTCCGCCGGTCCGACTTCAAGGCCTCGCGCACCGCGTGCGCCACATCCGCCATGACCTCGGGCGACAAGTCCTGATGACACGGAATCTCCACGATGGAGCGCCGCAACTGCGCCACCTCCGGGAACTCCGACGCGTCGCACGCCGGGTGGAAGCGCTTCCAGAAGTCGATGGCGTCAATGCCCTGCGCCCGCAGCCTCGCGAGCACCTCCGCCTTGTCCTGCACCACCATCGGGTAGAACAGCGGGCACGCCCCCGGCGGGAGCTGGTTGAAGAGCGGCGGCGACACATCGCGCAGCCGGCCCAGCAGGAAGAAGTAGTTGCGGCGGCGCTGCTCGACGATGGACTCCAGGTCCTGCGACAGGGCGATCCGCTTCGTCAGCGGGCTCATGCCCAGGTCCACATGGCGGCGGTCGAAGTGCTGCGTGCCCGTGGCCACGCGCTCGATGCTGGCCGCCTTCACCGTGCCATGTCCCACCGCGCGCACGGCGCTGCGCAGCGCCCGGCCCGCCACGCCTCCGCGCAGCTCCAGGTTCTGGAGCAGCGCCGACACGGTGTGGCTGAACGTGGACGTGGACGGCGGCGCGGGCGGCTCCGGCAGGCTGTACTGACGCGGGCCGTTGACCACCAGCGCGCCCCCGTTCGGAACCGGCAGCGTCTTGTAGAGACAGAAGATGCCCACGTCGCCCGTCGTCCCCAGGGGCACGGCGCCGTCCGACGACAAGAGCGACAACGCGCAGTCCTCGATGAGGATGAGGCCGTGCTGGTCCGCCAGCTTGCGCATCTCCGCGACGGGGCCCGGGAAGCCCGCGTAGTGCGTGAGGTACAGCGCCCGCGTCTTCGGGCCGATGCGCCGGGCCACGTCGTCCAGGTCCACGTCCCAGCGGCTGCCCACGCGGTAGAAGCGCGGCGTGGCGCCCGCGTCCACCAGCGCCTCCACCTCCACGCCGTGGTGGTAGGAGGGCATCAGCACCTCGCCCGAGTCCAGCCCCAGCATCTTCACCGTGAGCCAGATGGCGTTGCGAGCGAAGTAGAAGTAGCGGACGTTGGGCGACGAGAACGGCGGCAGCGAGCCGGGCTTCGGCCGCGACAGCAACATGTGCGGCCACAGCGTGGGCAGTGACGGCACGAACAGCCGGCCAGAGTGCTTCATCGTCTCCATCGCGACACCACCTCTTTCACCGCGGGCCCCCACCGGAACTTGGCTGCACACAGCGCCTTGCCGAAGGGAGAGTCATTGAACACGTAGAGCCAGGTGTGGCGCCGGACCTCGTTCGTCCAGTCGCGCTTCCACACCATGTCCGGCCCCAGGAAATCGAACTCGTGCAGGCCCCGGTCGATGCAGCTCCCGATGACCTCGTCCACCAGGAGCTGACCCGGACTGCACTCACGCAGGCCTTCGTCGTAGCCGGGCTTCAGCAGGAAGTAGCGCCCGCCGTATTCCAGGCCGTAGTGGAAGGCCACCGGACGGCCGTCCAGCCGCAGGAAGTACAGCGCCAGCCGTTGGCGGTAGGCCGCGTCACGCGCCAGCTCCGTGTAGAAGCCCCGCGTGCGCGCATCCTGCGCCATGGCGGTGCCCCGCTCGCCCTTCCAGCCACTCTGCTCCAGCAGGAAGCCTTCCTCCAGCGCGCCCTCCAGCCCGAGCCCGCTGTCCACCCG
This genomic window from Myxococcus hansupus contains:
- a CDS encoding tetratricopeptide repeat protein, giving the protein MQPQTTNWLPGIIVLAVTFVLAAVWLLTQRRKGALASDEPRDGVLDDLTQRAQSLIDQLRALEAEKHNQSPEQYAAEKSRLEREAAAALRSKDEHLKRKTTGGRVRAPAPAPTGWAGRNPQLVGALWGAGVVVFFGGLGYLLVSEQQTRTDGMEATGRMPPGGANAQQPQGAGMDGQMPEGPEMQEARARLDSNAGDVDAASMLSHELIRRQQFDEAVKVTAKGLAADPFNVELKVHRGVLRATQGDMDGAEAELTELVDTWPDAQEALIFLGSLALRRGDKAAALAHFERFSVEVPRNMQPPQLGPAIAQLRAEVAAGMP
- a CDS encoding GNAT family N-acetyltransferase, which translates into the protein MIREDELSRGPRAAHRLEVGAVGSLSTLAGMREEWGALMDASDAGPFNAWEWLYPWCRRIATGRRPLVLTARDSRGTLVGLMPLSVEYLGVTGVPVRRLSFLGETHVGSDYLDVVARRGHEREVAEVFARMLHALRDEWDVLDLSDLREGSPTVDVLRETFAAQDVRVAERYVCPYETLTPGEPFDAFLKRTGRRDNFLRRRKWLEKQEGYRIERTDLPGELAAPLSDFFRLHSARWAADGGSQGIKGSGVESFHRDATQFLAERGRLRMYTMKVGGQAVASVYGILHRDTFVYFQSGYDPAWRNRSVGLVLVGETFRDAIDAGLTEYDFLRGTETYKSDWVSTQRRTVSVRVHSGTWEGRWFSQSESLARRLRNGAKAMMPDTLVEKVRRLRRRRAAVP
- a CDS encoding DegT/DnrJ/EryC1/StrS family aminotransferase, whose product is MKHSGRLFVPSLPTLWPHMLLSRPKPGSLPPFSSPNVRYFYFARNAIWLTVKMLGLDSGEVLMPSYHHGVEVEALVDAGATPRFYRVGSRWDVDLDDVARRIGPKTRALYLTHYAGFPGPVAEMRKLADQHGLILIEDCALSLLSSDGAVPLGTTGDVGIFCLYKTLPVPNGGALVVNGPRQYSLPEPPAPPSTSTFSHTVSALLQNLELRGGVAGRALRSAVRAVGHGTVKAASIERVATGTQHFDRRHVDLGMSPLTKRIALSQDLESIVEQRRRNYFFLLGRLRDVSPPLFNQLPPGACPLFYPMVVQDKAEVLARLRAQGIDAIDFWKRFHPACDASEFPEVAQLRRSIVEIPCHQDLSPEVMADVAHAVREALKSDRRTKKRAG